Proteins encoded within one genomic window of Pongo pygmaeus isolate AG05252 chromosome 6, NHGRI_mPonPyg2-v2.0_pri, whole genome shotgun sequence:
- the LOC129041059 gene encoding large ribosomal subunit protein uL29-like: protein MAKIKARDIRGKKGELLKQLDDLKVELSQLRVAKVTGGAASKLPKIPVVRKSIARVLTVINQTQKENLRKFYKGKKYKPLDLRPKKTRAMRRRLNKHEENLKTKKQQRKEQLYPLRKYAVKA from the coding sequence ATGGCCAAGATCAAGGCTCGAGATATTCGCGGGAAGAAGGGGGAGCTGCTGAAACAGCTGGACGACCTGAAGGTGGAACTGTCCCAGCTGCGCGTCGCCAAAGTGACAGGCGGTGCGGCCTCCAAGCTCCCTAAGATCCCAGTCGTCCGAAAATCCATTGCCCGTGTTCTCACAGTTATTAACCAGACTCAGAAAGAAAACCTCAGGAAATTCTACAAGGGCAAGAAGTACAAGCCTCTGGACCTGCGGCCTAAGAAGACACGCGCCATGCGCCGCCGGCTTAACAAGCACGAGGAGAACCTGAAGACCAAGAAGCAGCAGCGGAAAGAGCAGCTGTACCCGCTGCGGAAGTACGCGGTCAAGGCCTGA